A genomic segment from Nicotiana tabacum cultivar K326 chromosome 7, ASM71507v2, whole genome shotgun sequence encodes:
- the LOC142162180 gene encoding serine/threonine-protein phosphatase 7 long form homolog, with translation MEVPPLHPGPASLELLLLQAEHKSSYIWEGELLAQTLHSRRIDDVWDLFNEHQLHPRVIRLLQDTCFYRIIEIGRLQLDWSLLTALIEQWRPETHTFHLPIGEATIMLQGVEVLYGLLVDGLDVALSRGMRDYTGA, from the coding sequence ATGGAGGTTCCGCCTTTGCATCCCGGACCTGCCTCCCTAGAGCTACTATTGCTACAGGCCGAGCATAAGTCTTCCTACATATGGGAGGGGGAGTTATTGGCCCAGACTTTACATTCTAGGAGGATAGACGATGTCTGGGACCTTTTTAATGAACATCAGCTCCATCCCCGTGTAATCAGACTCCTGCAGGATACATGCTTTTATAGGATCATTGAGATCGGTCGGCTGCAGCTGGATTGGTCGTTGCTCACTGCTTTGATAGAGCAGTGGCGACCAGAGACGCACACATTCCATTTGCCCATTGGTGAGGCCACTATCATGCTGCAGGGCGTGGAGGTCCTTTATGGGCTACTGGTTGATGGACTTGATGTTGCTTTGTCGCGAGGCATGAGAGATTATACGGGAGCTTAG